One window of Hymenobacter sp. BRD128 genomic DNA carries:
- a CDS encoding YihY/virulence factor BrkB family protein: protein MARYQFSDILSLVKATATEFSNNNAFRHAAALSYYTIFSLPPLLLIVITLASAVYGGEALTGQIYGQIKGLVGADAAAFLQESIAKFTLQQKGGLATTIGVGTLIFAATTFFVTLQDSINDIWNLKVKTEGIGIGQYLRQRVLSFGLILSVALLLLTSFVVSALLSVFTGYLQRLLPDVGLIAIKLVDVSLSLVVTTLLFGMIYRFLPDAIIRWRDVGIGAFITAVLFILGKYLISFYISKSDPGSAFGAAGSAIVLLVWIYYSSLILFFGAEFTQEFADAYGQKVQPRSYAVRVELKEVPAGESATEKATGRPPSTGSWRG from the coding sequence ATGGCGCGCTATCAGTTTTCCGACATTCTTTCGCTGGTCAAAGCCACGGCTACCGAATTCAGCAACAACAACGCCTTTCGCCACGCGGCGGCGCTGTCGTACTACACCATTTTCTCGCTGCCGCCGCTGCTGCTCATCGTCATTACGTTGGCCAGCGCCGTGTATGGCGGCGAGGCGCTCACTGGGCAGATTTACGGCCAAATAAAGGGGCTGGTGGGCGCCGACGCAGCCGCTTTTTTGCAAGAAAGCATTGCCAAGTTCACTTTACAGCAGAAGGGCGGGCTAGCCACCACCATCGGCGTGGGTACGCTCATTTTTGCGGCCACCACCTTTTTCGTGACGCTGCAAGACAGCATCAACGACATCTGGAACCTCAAGGTGAAGACCGAGGGCATTGGCATTGGGCAGTACCTGCGGCAGCGCGTGCTCTCGTTCGGCCTTATCCTGAGCGTGGCTTTGCTGTTGCTTACTTCCTTCGTAGTGAGCGCGTTGCTGAGCGTATTTACCGGCTATTTGCAGCGGCTACTGCCCGATGTGGGGCTCATCGCCATCAAGCTGGTCGATGTGAGTTTGTCGCTGGTGGTGACGACGCTGCTCTTCGGGATGATATACCGGTTCTTGCCCGATGCCATTATCCGCTGGCGCGACGTGGGCATCGGGGCTTTCATCACGGCGGTGCTGTTTATCCTGGGTAAATATCTGATTTCCTTTTACATATCTAAATCAGACCCTGGCTCGGCATTTGGGGCGGCGGGCTCGGCCATTGTGCTGCTGGTCTGGATTTATTATTCCTCGCTCATCCTATTTTTCGGCGCCGAGTTTACCCAGGAGTTTGCCGATGCCTATGGGCAGAAGGTGCAGCCCCGCTCCTACGCCGTGCGCGTCGAATTAAAGGAAGTGCCGGCCGGCGAATCGGCCACCGAAAAAGCTACCGGTCGCCCACCGAGCACCGGCAGCTGGCGCGGGTAG
- a CDS encoding DUF3891 family protein — MIVNPIPTGWQIIYQQAHALLATQLAWHWPPFLAPDRWVGLLAATAQHDDEQDAWHGRGGHHGLTPAGAPANFTQQAFSIEQATKVLHAARFQGRWRSLLTSMHLSTLYESLRGSSAEITSFLDELRARQERWLKELSLTKAQAAQAYDLLHWCDRLSLILCRNEVPEMGRAVEIYPDPLGNGHRTAHLVRQPAGPGTPLVVSPWPFVAKELTVSVEAKILHQLQFRDDAELATALHYCPTQTRSWTLHAG; from the coding sequence ATGATAGTCAACCCCATTCCCACCGGCTGGCAGATAATCTACCAACAAGCCCACGCTTTGTTAGCAACGCAGCTGGCTTGGCACTGGCCGCCTTTTCTGGCCCCCGACCGCTGGGTGGGCCTGCTGGCGGCCACCGCGCAGCATGACGATGAGCAGGATGCCTGGCACGGGCGCGGCGGCCACCACGGCCTCACGCCGGCCGGCGCCCCGGCCAATTTCACGCAGCAGGCTTTTTCTATCGAGCAGGCTACGAAGGTGTTGCACGCGGCGCGCTTTCAGGGGCGCTGGCGCAGCCTGCTCACGAGCATGCACCTGAGCACCCTGTACGAGTCGCTACGCGGCAGCAGTGCCGAAATTACCAGCTTTCTCGACGAGCTGCGCGCGCGCCAGGAGCGCTGGCTCAAGGAGTTGAGTTTGACCAAGGCCCAGGCGGCCCAGGCCTACGACCTGCTGCACTGGTGCGACCGGCTGTCGCTCATCCTGTGCCGCAATGAGGTGCCTGAGATGGGCCGCGCCGTCGAAATTTATCCCGACCCGCTGGGCAACGGCCACCGCACGGCGCACCTGGTGCGGCAGCCGGCCGGGCCGGGCACGCCCCTAGTGGTAAGCCCCTGGCCTTTTGTGGCTAAAGAATTGACAGTAAGTGTAGAAGCCAAGATATTGCACCAGTTGCAGTTTCGCGACGATGCCGAGCTGGCCACTGCCCTGCACTACTGCCCCACCCAGACGCGGAGCTGGACGCTGCACGCGGGCTAG
- a CDS encoding alpha/beta fold hydrolase — translation MPDPSGSTPDMLGRPVPLTVRLPDGRRLGLTRYGDPSHPVAVFHHGFGSSSLELPPAPVLLASLGLQVLALDRPGVGQSDVYRRHTFATFAAETVAVLDALGIAGPVGVLGWSVGGVHAQALAALYPARVAAVHLLSTCLPLGEPACYQHLSPTWKFLRWGQLGFPWLNRTTFLWLSRQWARHPDRTIAGFICLLRPAERRVTQEFRALLRDAARQGFAHAGRGVYDDAQAWCRPPGFRIEAIRAPTTLWHGAADGVWAPSNIPYLASRIVGARLHLLPGQGHMLYLENWAEILTQLRAEMPA, via the coding sequence ATGCCCGACCCTAGCGGCAGTACTCCCGACATGCTTGGCCGGCCCGTGCCCCTCACCGTGCGCCTGCCCGACGGCCGCCGCCTGGGCCTCACGCGCTACGGCGACCCTAGCCACCCGGTGGCGGTGTTTCACCACGGCTTCGGCTCCAGCAGCCTCGAGCTGCCGCCCGCCCCGGTGCTGCTGGCTAGCCTGGGCTTGCAGGTATTGGCGCTCGACCGGCCCGGCGTGGGCCAGAGCGACGTGTACCGCCGCCACACGTTTGCCACGTTTGCCGCCGAAACCGTGGCGGTGCTCGACGCGCTGGGCATCGCCGGGCCGGTGGGCGTGCTGGGCTGGTCGGTGGGCGGCGTGCACGCGCAGGCGCTGGCCGCGCTCTACCCGGCGCGCGTGGCGGCGGTGCACCTGCTGAGCACCTGCCTGCCGCTGGGCGAGCCGGCCTGCTACCAGCACCTCTCCCCCACCTGGAAATTTCTGCGCTGGGGCCAGCTCGGCTTTCCGTGGCTGAACCGCACTACCTTCTTGTGGCTGAGCCGGCAGTGGGCGCGCCACCCCGACCGCACCATCGCCGGGTTTATCTGCCTCCTGCGCCCCGCCGAGCGCCGGGTGACGCAGGAGTTTCGGGCGCTGCTGCGCGATGCGGCTAGGCAGGGCTTTGCCCACGCCGGCCGGGGCGTCTACGACGATGCCCAGGCGTGGTGCCGGCCGCCGGGCTTTCGCATCGAAGCCATTCGGGCGCCCACCACGCTCTGGCACGGCGCGGCCGATGGCGTGTGGGCGCCCAGCAATATTCCGTACTTGGCTAGCCGCATTGTGGGCGCCCGGCTGCACCTGCTGCCCGGCCAGGGCCACATGCTGTATCTCGAAAACTGGGCAGAAATTCTGACCCAGCTCCGGGCCGAAATGCCGGCGTGA
- a CDS encoding NAD-dependent epimerase/dehydratase family protein yields the protein METTPGDTATPRTPGTVLVIGACGQLGLELTAALRQRYAPEAVVAADVRPPKDPAALAGGPFELLDVLDKPRLEALVQQYRPVQIYHLAALLSATAEKDPMFAWKLNMDGLLNVLNLAVQYRVPQVYWPSSIAVFGPDTPRARTPQVTVMNPNTVYGISKLAGEQWCEWYHRHHGLDVRSLRYPGLIGYKSLPGGGTTDYAVDIYHKAVAGEDFECFLKPDTYLPMMYMPDALKATLDLMHAPAESIKVRTSYNLGAMSFSPQEITASIRQEMPGFHVTYKPDGRQAIADSWPASIDDTAARQDWGWVPGYDLARMTHDMLAHLREPVEA from the coding sequence ATGGAAACCACGCCCGGCGATACTGCCACCCCCCGAACACCCGGAACCGTCCTCGTTATTGGCGCCTGCGGCCAGCTTGGTCTGGAGCTGACCGCTGCCCTGCGCCAACGCTACGCGCCCGAAGCAGTGGTGGCCGCCGATGTGCGCCCGCCTAAAGACCCAGCGGCCCTAGCCGGCGGCCCATTCGAGCTGCTCGACGTGCTAGACAAGCCGCGCCTTGAAGCCCTAGTGCAGCAGTATCGGCCGGTGCAGATATATCACCTCGCGGCCTTGCTCTCCGCCACCGCTGAGAAAGACCCGATGTTTGCCTGGAAGCTTAATATGGATGGCCTGCTGAACGTGCTGAACCTGGCCGTGCAGTACCGGGTGCCGCAGGTGTACTGGCCCAGCTCCATTGCCGTGTTTGGCCCCGACACGCCCCGCGCGCGCACCCCGCAGGTCACGGTAATGAACCCCAACACGGTGTACGGCATCAGCAAGCTGGCCGGCGAGCAGTGGTGCGAGTGGTACCACCGCCACCACGGCCTCGACGTGCGCAGCCTGCGCTACCCCGGCCTCATTGGCTATAAGAGCCTGCCCGGCGGCGGCACCACCGACTACGCCGTGGACATCTACCACAAGGCCGTGGCCGGCGAGGACTTCGAGTGCTTCCTCAAGCCCGATACCTACCTGCCCATGATGTACATGCCCGACGCCCTAAAGGCCACGCTCGACCTCATGCACGCCCCGGCCGAAAGCATCAAGGTACGCACCAGCTACAACCTGGGCGCCATGAGCTTCTCGCCCCAGGAAATCACGGCCAGCATCCGGCAGGAAATGCCGGGCTTCCACGTCACCTACAAGCCCGATGGCCGCCAGGCCATTGCCGACTCGTGGCCGGCTAGCATCGACGACACCGCCGCCCGCCAGGACTGGGGCTGGGTGCCCGGCTACGACCTGGCCAGGATGACCCACGACATGCTGGCCCACCTGCGCGAGCCGGTAGAGGCCTAG
- a CDS encoding patatin-like phospholipase family protein, whose product MTRCLLFILTLLTSLGNSQPGFAQAPPSPYRNLIMKGGGIRGIAYGGALQELESRGVLARIERVGGTSAGAIQAALLAVGYSAQEIINVVNATPVQRLNDGRFIFLGGTHRLVKQYGWYRGDEFARYLSELVARKTQRPGLTLGELHALALAQPGHFRDLYTTGTNLTTQRTQVFSYETNPTMRVADAVRISMSIPLYFRAVLLDAQNNVITGQPAPGQSVQVLVDGGLLANYPIDLFDYPRYLPASLAATARPDARGHVYNPETLGLRLDRAEQIACDTAATGRQQLAPYAVTDFNSYVGALYTVALENLNPMQAADWQRTISINFLGFGPKIKRISAAQKQQLMASGRAGVQAFFAARGKLR is encoded by the coding sequence ATGACCAGGTGTCTACTCTTTATCCTCACGCTTTTGACCTCTCTTGGCAACTCTCAGCCTGGCTTTGCACAGGCCCCGCCTTCGCCCTACCGCAACCTCATTATGAAGGGCGGCGGCATCCGGGGCATTGCCTACGGCGGGGCATTGCAGGAGCTGGAAAGCCGGGGCGTGCTGGCCCGCATCGAGCGGGTGGGCGGCACTTCGGCGGGCGCTATTCAGGCGGCGCTGCTGGCGGTGGGCTACTCGGCCCAGGAGATTATCAACGTGGTGAACGCCACGCCCGTGCAGCGCCTCAACGACGGTCGGTTCATCTTCCTCGGCGGCACGCACCGGCTGGTGAAGCAGTACGGCTGGTACCGGGGCGACGAGTTTGCGCGCTACCTCAGCGAGCTGGTGGCCCGCAAAACCCAGCGGCCCGGCCTCACCCTAGGCGAGCTGCACGCTCTGGCCCTGGCGCAGCCCGGCCACTTCCGCGACCTCTACACTACCGGCACCAACCTCACCACCCAGCGCACGCAGGTGTTCAGCTACGAAACCAACCCCACCATGCGCGTGGCCGACGCCGTGCGCATCAGCATGAGCATTCCGCTCTATTTCCGGGCCGTGCTGCTCGATGCCCAGAACAACGTCATCACCGGCCAGCCGGCGCCCGGCCAATCGGTGCAGGTGCTCGTCGATGGCGGCCTGCTGGCTAATTATCCCATCGACCTCTTTGACTACCCGCGCTACCTGCCGGCTAGCCTCGCCGCCACCGCCCGGCCCGATGCGCGCGGCCACGTCTACAACCCCGAAACGCTGGGCCTGCGCCTCGACCGCGCCGAGCAGATTGCCTGCGACACCGCCGCCACCGGCCGCCAGCAGCTCGCCCCCTACGCCGTTACCGACTTCAATTCCTACGTGGGCGCCCTCTACACCGTGGCCCTCGAAAACCTCAATCCCATGCAGGCGGCCGACTGGCAGCGCACCATCAGCATCAATTTCCTGGGGTTCGGCCCGAAGATTAAGCGGATTTCCGCTGCGCAAAAGCAGCAGCTCATGGCCAGTGGCCGGGCCGGCGTGCAGGCGTTTTTTGCCGCGCGCGGCAAGCTCCGGTAG